AACAAACCGACGTAGGCACTCTTCAGGAAAGCAAAGCGTTGGGATGCTATATCAGAAGGGTAAGAACTCGCATCTGGATGCTCTTTAACCCTTAGCTTCCTGTAATTCGATACCAACATATCTTTAGTGGTTGGCTGCCCAAATACTTTGAATATAGGAGTCTCTTGACGACCATTTAGAGGTTTACCTGCTTTAAGTAAAGCGATCGCCTTCTCCTGCTTTTTAATTGTTTCTTTGGCACTGACTAATTCTTGCTTTACTGTTTCTAATTCAGCCTCTAATTGGCTTGGCTCAACATAGCTATCTAATTCGATGGATGCAGCAATTTGAGCGAATTGAAGTTTATCTTGGGTAATTCTTAAATTCAAGTCGTGTTGATGCGCTAGCGACTTGATAGCTTGCCTTGACCATAATTGCTTGATATAGCCATAGAACTCAAGTAAAGAGTCTACAGTCGTTTGATAACGTAGTGGTGCTGTAGCGAGTTCTAGTAGTTGTTCTGAAGTGTATTGAATTGGCATTAGACTTAGTTGATGATGGTGCATTGCTCTTAAATGTGTAGGTGGTGGTGAGATAAAGCTATTGCACAGAGGTATTAACCGTCTATCCAGCTATTAACCTCGTCTTCGCTAGCAATTAAACGCATATTAGTTTGTTCGTCTCTGGCTGCCGATAACTGAGCTTGTAAGTCAATTGGCTTTAGCGACCATTCAAGTTGTAATGGTTCAGATACAACACTATTAGCTTCAGCAGTTAATATCTTCTCTGAAAGGTGTTCGGCTACAGAGGCTTGATGTTGGGTAGCGATCGCCATTAGTGAGTTTTGGATATCAACTATTGCCTCATTTCTCGCTTGACTTAACTTGCTTTCTAACTTTGCACTAAACATCTTCTCAGTGGCTTGAATTATCGCTTGCTTTTCGTTGCTAGCTATATTGTCGGTTAAAGCTTCTATGGCTTGGGATAGTTGGTTAGCGGTCGAATTTACTTGGTTATTCATAATTGTTTATAGTTTTTATTTATTTTACTACTATAGCAATAGCATAGTGCTATAGTAACTAGTATTTATACTGAACTTTAAAAAAAACCCTCTTAATTGAGGGCTTAAAGTAAAACTATCTTTTTCCAATTTGTCTTGCCTGTTGGCTCGTAGCCTATTTTCTCCCAGTAATGTTTCTTACTCTTCTTCCGATATTGTTTAACTGTGTCAAGCTTGGCATCACGAAAAAACTTCTCTTTAATTTGCTCGTTGGTTAAAACGCTATCGCTTTCAGGGGTGTCTGTCTGTTCCTGAGCATCTTTTAATGTACCTTTCTGCTTATCCTTGAACGGTTCAATTAGACCTGGACGGGCTTTTTTAGCTCTTCTACCTCACTGCTAAGGTTAGCGACTTTCTTATTAACCATCTTTTCGACCATTGCCTCAATGTCGGCTGCTTTGGGTTGGACATTAGTTATGTTAAGGTCGGCAACTCCTATTAGATATCCAGCTTTCTTTGATGCTTCTATCCAATTCGTTACGGCGATCGCTAGTGATATTGGTTGACCAGAAGGTGTTAGGACTCCTTCGCAAAGTTTTTTAAGATCTGCTTTCAGCCCTTCTTTTAAATTTAAATTTAATTGCTCTCTTGACATGGAGGTTTTAGGGGTTAATTTACCTTTATATTGTAGCAATAGAATAGTGCTAGTCAACATAGTAGAAATACTTAACTATTTGTGATCGCGATCACAGACATAGCACTACAATAGCAATAGAATAGTAAGCATAAGAGAAGGGCAGTTTTCCCGCTAAGAAACACCTGCCCTCTCAGTCCACTTACTTAATGAACCAAGATGAGTTTAACAAATTTGAGAATTGCCAACTATTTAGAACTAGAAACAACTTGCAATATGGAGCGAGTCAGAGAATTCCAGTATGTTTATCTGATTGTGTTTACCAAAGAATTAAAACGTAGACCAATATTCGTTTCTAAGAAAGCGATCGCACCAGTCAGAGAAAAGCCAATTCTAAGAGCAAAACCTATCACTCCTGTCTTTGTCTCTGTACCTGAAACTAGGGAAGCAATCTATACCGTTCTTAAGGTGTGGGATAACGGCAGTTCTTATCGTGGCGATCACGTCCACAGCGTTTTGATAATTGAGCGTGGGTCAAGACGCGCTCCATTCTGGGCTTCAGTCTTTGAGAAACAATGTATAGACCGAGGTGACGTTTTGAGGAAAAGCGATAACGGTCGCTTAGTCAAAGTCCAAGGTGCTGATGAACTAGAACATTCCATCTATCTAGGAGCTTCAAGATGAAAACTACTAAATTCATTGAATTAATGCCTCAAATAGACCGCGTTTTTATTTTTGTACCGACAGAAACAGGTTATTCTATTTGTCTTCAAGTCGGCAAGGAAGACATACTCAAAGAAATAAAAAAACAACCTAAATTAACAGCTTTGGGCGTGTCAATACAAAGATATGAGTACCAAGAAAAAATAGATGTATATCTGAGTCTTTAAGAAAACGAGGTTTGACATTCCCGCTTCTCTGGTGCGGGAACTCTCAGAATTAGCCAATTTTAGTCACCTTTAATTCTCAAATGGCTACTTATGCCAATTAAGAATTATCGTGGCTAATAGGGGCAATTCTGTCGTGCTATTGAGCTATTAGGGTAATTGCCTCTGAGTGACTAGCTGTTGGAAAACGAGGGATAAAATAACCTATATTCGGTCATCACAAAGCCTATATATACTATAGGGGATGTGATACCTTGGAAAATGTTAATGTGTATGGGTTATAGCGTTTTCTTCTCTTTTATATAAATAGTTAAGCTAAATAGTTAATTTAGAATAGAAGACCATTAAAAAACCACCTTGAGTTAGGTGATTTTAAGTAGTTAAATTAGCGTTTCTTCTTCTTCTCTGGTGGGATATCCAGGTTCAAAGATAATTGCCCTGGTACAGTCTTAGGAGATCTTTGCTTTCTAGTTTTTGTTGGCATTAGTTCTTGAGTCAAGATAATGTTGCCTAGCTTCTTCTAGAGACATCCCTTTTGTATTTGGAGTATACTTGTTTCTTCTGCTATCCTCATACAGGTCTCTAGCAACCGCGATCGCTGCGTGGTTATCTGTCTTTGCTGCCGATTCCTGCGTGTCACGATAGTCTAGAAAGCTGAGGTTAAAATCGAAAGGATTGGAGTTGAACATATTACTTTCTGTTTTTGGTTGGTTAGTTAATGAATCAATTTTGACTAGTTCTCTAGTACTATCTGCGCGATCTAACAAAGGCAAGCCTAGTAATTTTCTAAACCTCTTTAATTCAGCTTCATGATCGTAGTTTTCACTGCCGATCTCAGCTAGGCGATCGTAACGGTAGATGCTATAGTCTAGTGCTACTCTCTCTTGCTCTGTTAAAGCTGCGATTTTAGCTGCACTTAAGCCACGAGTGACAATTGGCTGGTACATTTAAATTTCCTCCGCTTCAATTTTTTTAGAACTAACAAAGGAATATTTCAAACGCTCTTCAATAATTGGTTTTATACCAGCTTCCATCTCTGCCCTGGTAAAAGACCCAATTTGTTCACGGTTTAAAGTACCTTCGACCGAGTAAAGTTTTGGGTTATTCAAGCCATCAGTCCTAAACCCTAAACCAGTTTCTTTAGCAGCTTCGTTTAATGTAGCTCTAAGTTTTTTATCAATGTTCATGACCAACTTGCAAGCGGTACGATATGCTCCTGCGATTGTTTCCAACTCATCGCAGTATTTAGCTGCTAGTGCTTCGTTTTCTAACTTGGCTTGTACTAGGCTCTCACCTTCTAGCGTGGTTAATTTCGCTTCCTGGTTTCGTATCTTTAGATTGATTTTAACCTTTTGTTTTTTAAGGTTTGAATTATTGTGTTGAACCAAGTCTATTAAAGTATCGATTTCGTCTTCATCTTGGCAATTCTCGATTTTTAGCTCATTGGCTTCTATTTCAGCTTGAGTATTATCTAACTCGTCTTTTAATGTTGCGATCGCTATTTTAATTGCATCGATTTCTTTCAGTATTTGGCTTAATTTCATTTGAATTAATTTAGTAAGTTTCATCTATACAAATAATGAATAAGAAAAAACCGCCTCTATGACAAAGACGGTTTAGATGAAACTAATATGAGACACGAAAAACAAATTTAAATTCAAATAGAGAATGACTAACTGGTATGTCCAGTCTAATTAATAATAAACTTGCTTAATTAAGGTGTTTCCTCATCTCATCTGAAAACGCGATCGCTAGTTCCTCTGATGACATAGTATAGATATCCTTACCGTTTATGATAATTGGCTCGTGATGTTCAGACATCTTAGCGTTAAATTCAGCCTCTAGCTCTTCTTTGGACATCGCTGCATATCTATCTTTAATAGCTTGTTCCGTTTCCATTTCCTTCTTGGTTTTAATATCCTTGGTTAGTTCTTTTAAACGGTTTAATTGATACTTATTTAGCTTTAGCATTTTTTTAATTCACGTTCTCACTCATGGTTTTATTCCTCATCTAATTTTTGTCGTATTTCTGCTAGTTGTTCGTGCATATCCAGGTATTCAAAGTTACCAGTGCTATCAAGAGCCAGTTTTACGATTCTGATAACATCTTTGCTTTCTGTCTGAGGTTCTTTGATGATTGCTAATAACCGCGTTACCCCAATATCCAAGACTTCGTGAAAACGCATTAACTGATGTCTCAAGTTAGCAGTAGAAACTTGTCTGAGGTGTTTCTTAAACTCAGTTTGATGTCCCCACCTATTTAAAGTACATGGGTTAACATCTAGCTCTTTGGCAGTATCACCGACACTAGTTCCCGTAGAAAGCAAAGTGATCGCCTGTAGCTGCTTTGGGGATAATGCAATGTTTTCTGTAATTTCGTGCATTTTCTTGCATTTTTAAGTACAGTTAATAATGGTTTCTTATTTCTAAATATTTAGGTGATTGCACTAATACCGTTTTGTAGTCTTTAAAGTTACATTTGTAGAGTAGTACAGACAAATGTGAACAATGGAAGTTTGGAAAGACATTGAAGAGTTCCCAGGTTATCAAGTTAGTAGCTTAGGTAACGTGCGTAGTAAGGGCAAACTACTTAAACCCTACAATTGTAAAAAGAACTACCTATCCGTTGGTTTATGCAAAGATGGTAAAAGACGCATTGTTAAAGTACACCGTTTAGTTATGGAAGCATTTCACGGTAGGAGCGACTTATCTGTTGACCACATAAACGGCAATTCTCTAGATAACAAGCTTTGTAACCTGCGATATCTTTCTAGCAAGGAAAACACTAGCATTGCGAGAAAAGGTAGGAAATGCAGCAACACTAAATTAAAGAAGGTTGATGTAATTCAAATCAAGCAGCTTCTCCAGACTAGAAAAAAAACTCAACCTGAAATAGCATTACAATTTAGTGTAAGTCTAAGAACTGTAGAGTATATTTCCTCTGGAAAAACCTGGAAGAACACAGTTTAGATACAACTAGATAAAGACACTATAAAATTGCTAAATTGGGTCAAATCTGGGTCATAATACACTAAGTAATTTCACAACCCAGATAACCCAAATCTCTAAACCTTTGTTATGACTTGGCTTTACCGTTACTGGACAGTTGGATAACACTGTGTCTCCCGAAAGCAGTGCGCTACCAAGCTGCGCCACATCCCGCATTCGCATATATGCTAACATATAAAGCCACAATCAAGAAGACTGTGAGATGTAGTCAATCTCTCATCCCGATCCCTTAGACTTACTTGTGATCGGCTACCGAACGCCAAATACCAACTAAAATTCCCTGAACATCAACATTATTAGCTTCTACCTTAATTGGTTCATATTTTTGATTAGCAGGTTTGAGGATCACTTTTTCCTGTTCTTGATAAAAATGTTTCAAAGTTGTACCGTATCCAGAAACTCTAGCAGCCACAATATCGCCATTTTTGATTTCTGTTGAGGATGAAAGCGATCGCATGATCGCATAGTCACCTTCATTAATTAAATCTTCGATCATACTATCTCCCACGACACGCAATACGTAGCAATCTGATTGAGAAAATAGATCTGATAAATCTAACCTGTTTTTTTCATCGTTAAAAGGTTCAACTAAACCTCCGGCTGCAATCTCACCCTCAATTGATAACCCCTTATCAGGTTGATGCAATATTCTTATAGTCCGAGCTTTCCCGTCAGTCCAATTAATGTAACCTTTGTTTCGTAATCTTTCTAAACGACTTTGAACAGGGGCAGGCGATCGCAAATTCATCGCTTTCATCATCTGTCTAATAGACGGCGCATATTGAGTAGATTTGATATATTCCACCAGCCAGTCATAAAGTTCCTTTTGCGCGGGAGTAAGACTTTCCATTACTTTTATTATCTAGGGTATGTTTGTGAGGACAAGCATTTGGCAATTACAGACAAAGCTTGGTATGTCCATTCAGAACATAGGTACTAAATATTAGAAACTATTGACCCTAGCAAAGTCAAGTATCGTGAGATGAAAGTTTAAAGCGCATTAATAGTTTACATTCATTGTTTAAAACCTTGCTGGGGCATGAGAAACCATCCAGGGTCTATTACTAGTGGAGCTTTGATATCTTGGCTTAGCGGGTTCTTTTTGTTCTTGTTTAACTACTCTCGGTTCAGAAGATTGTGCTCTGGCGATCGCCGATAAACTTCCTGAATTAAGATTGATATTAGGAGCAGAAAATATTTTTATAGCAGCTTGGT
This DNA window, taken from Pleurocapsa sp. FMAR1, encodes the following:
- a CDS encoding NUMOD4 motif-containing HNH endonuclease, with product MEVWKDIEEFPGYQVSSLGNVRSKGKLLKPYNCKKNYLSVGLCKDGKRRIVKVHRLVMEAFHGRSDLSVDHINGNSLDNKLCNLRYLSSKENTSIARKGRKCSNTKLKKVDVIQIKQLLQTRKKTQPEIALQFSVSLRTVEYISSGKTWKNTV
- the lexA gene encoding transcriptional repressor LexA; this translates as MESLTPAQKELYDWLVEYIKSTQYAPSIRQMMKAMNLRSPAPVQSRLERLRNKGYINWTDGKARTIRILHQPDKGLSIEGEIAAGGLVEPFNDEKNRLDLSDLFSQSDCYVLRVVGDSMIEDLINEGDYAIMRSLSSSTEIKNGDIVAARVSGYGTTLKHFYQEQEKVILKPANQKYEPIKVEANNVDVQGILVGIWRSVADHK
- a CDS encoding FmdB family zinc ribbon protein; the encoded protein is MPLYEYRCSTCGEFEAWRSMDKYNAPIDCPDCNQAAIKIFSAPNINLNSGSLSAIARAQSSEPRVVKQEQKEPAKPRYQSSTSNRPWMVSHAPARF